A DNA window from Vigna unguiculata cultivar IT97K-499-35 chromosome 10, ASM411807v1, whole genome shotgun sequence contains the following coding sequences:
- the LOC114165925 gene encoding protein RETICULATA-RELATED 3, chloroplastic-like — MAVAAQAMAQFRFSPLSSHHRYHYHYNYQSTHSFPSTRHPRSQRLHLSFSGGDIGGGARGSGGGGGGGDSDDESVGLGVLGLFLNGWRSRVAADPQFPFKVLMEELVGVSAAVAGDMATRPNFGLNELDFVFSTLVVGSILNFILMYLLAPTLSSSSTLPWLFATCPSSHMFEPGPYGIVERCGTLVYKGGLFALVGLAAGLAGTAISNGLIAVRKRVDPTFQSPNKAPPTLLNAFTWAAHMGVSSNLRYQCLNGFEFLLEKCVSPLVFKSSVLALRLSNNVVGGMTFVMLARFTGSQAPSVPQPK, encoded by the coding sequence atggcaGTGGCAGCGCAAGCCATGGCCCAATTCCGTTTCTCTCCTCTCTCCTCTCATCACCGCTACCATTACCATTACAATTACCAGTCCACCCATTCCTTCCCCTCTACGCGCCACCCCCGCAGCCAAAGGCTCCACCTTTCGTTCTCCGGCGGCGATATAGGCGGCGGAGCCAGAGGTAGCGGCGGCGGGGGAGGAGGCGGAGACTCCGACGACGAAAGCGTGGGATTGGGGGTTCTGGGGCTGTTTTTAAACGGATGGAGATCGAGGGTGGCGGCGGACCCGCAATTCCCTTTCAAGGTTTTGATGGAGGAGTTGGTCGGTGTGAGTGCGGCGGTTGCCGGCGACATGGCAACACGCCCCAACTTCGGACTCAACGAACTGGACTTCGTGTTCTCCACTCTGGTTGTGGGGTCCATTCTGAATTTCATCCTGATGTACCTCTTGGCGCCAACCTTGTCCTCGTCTTCCACCCTTCCTTGGTTGTTCGCCACGTGTCCCAGCAGCCACATGTTCGAACCTGGTCCCTACGGTATAGTGGAGCGGTGTGGGACTCTGGTGTACAAGGGAGGACTGTTTGCGCTGGTGGGGCTGGCTGCTGGCCTTGCCGGGACCGCCATTTCCAACGGACTGATCGCGGTGAGGAAGAGGGTGGACCCCACATTCCAGTCCCCGAACAAAGCTCCCCCTACCCTTCTCAACGCTTTTACTTGGGCGGCGCACATGGGTGTGAGCAGCAATTTGAGGTACCAGTGTCTTAATGGCTTCGAGTTTCTGTTGGAGAAGTGCGTTTCTCCTTTGGTGTTCAAGTCCTCTGTTTTGGCTCTCAGACTGTCCAACAATGTTGTCGGAGGGATGACCTTTGTCATGTTGGCAAGGTTCACCGGTTCTCAGGCTCCTTCTGTTCCTCAACCAAAATAG